ACTGGCGGCAGGCCAGCAGGGCCAGCGCCACCAGCAGGCCGCCGATCACCGGCGCCGGGATGCTGAAGCGCGCCAGCAGCGGCACGCGCTTGCGGATCGCATAGCCGACCAGCAGGAACAGGCCGCCGCAGGCCAGGCTCTGGATCGCGTCGAGGTTCAGCATGGCGTGCTCCCCGGTCCCGGCCGCGGCATCGTCAGCCGCCCCAGAACGCGGGCGCGGGCGGCAGCAGGAAACCGTCGTGCAGGCTCACGCCGTCGGCGTAGTCGTCCTGCAGCCAGAGCGGGCCATCCAGGTCGATGAACTCCGCCTCGCGGGCGATTTCCAGTGCCGGGGTGATGCCCAGCGACGAACACACCATGCAACCCACCATGATCTTGAATCCGTCGGCACGCGCGGCGCGCAGCAGTCGCCAAGCCTCGGTGAGTCCGCCGGTCTTGTCCAGCTTGATGTTGACCGCCTGGTAGCGGCCGCGCAGTCGCGGCAGGTCGGCGGTGACGTGGCAGGCTTCGTCGGCGCAGATCGGGATGCGGCTGTGGAAACCCAGCAGGGCCTCGTCCGCATCGGCGGGCAGCGGCTGTTCCAGCAGTTCCACGCCGGCGCGTTCCAGCAGCGGCTGCAGGTCGCGCAGGATGTCGATGGTCCAGCTTTCGTTGGGATCGACGATGAGGTGCGCACGGGGCGCGGCCTGCCGCACGGCCTCGATCCGCGCGGCCGGGTCGTCGGCGTCCACCTTGATCTTGATCAGCCCGGCGTCGGCGATGCGCGCGGCCGCCTCGCCCATGCGCGCGGGCGTGTCGATGCTGAGGGTGATCGCGCTGCGCAGGGTGGCGCGTGGCGGCCGTCCCAGCTGCACCCACACCGGCACCGAGCTCAGTTGCGAATCGAGGTCCCACATCGCCGCGTCCAGCGCGTTGCGCGCCGCGCCGGGCGGCAGCCGCAGCTGCAGTTCGTCGCGGCCCATGCCGGCGGCCAGCTCGGCCCGCAGCGACTCGATCTCGTCGAGGACCGAGGCCATCGATTCGCCGTAGCGCGCATACGGCACCGATTCGCCGCGTCCGGTCCGTCCCGCCTGGTGCAGCTCCACCGTGACCACGTCGGCGGCGTACTTCACGCCGCGCGCGATGCGGAAGGGCGCCACCAGCGGGAAGCTGCGCTCGCTGATGGTCAGTTCGCGAAGCATGCGAGCAGCTGGTCCACGATCGCTTCGACACCCATGGTCACCGGGTCCTGGCAGGGCAGCTGGAGCAGGTCGCTGATGCGCTTGCAGGCGTCGGCGGCTTCGCCTGCCGCCATGCCGGAGGTATTCAGCGCGACGCCCACCGGCTTCACCGCCGGATTGGTGAGGCGCGCGGCGACCAGGTTCGCCTCCAGGCACGGCTTCAGCTCGGGCAGCGGGTAGTCGGGCAGGCCGCGCATGTGGCGACGGGTGGGTTCGTGGCACAGCACCAGGGCGTCGGGCTGCGAGCCGTGCAGCAGGCCCAGCGACACGCCCGCGTAGGAGGGATGGAACAGCGAGCCCTGGCCTTCGATGAGGTCCCAGCCGCCATCGTGGCGCGCCGGCGAGATCCACTCCGCGCCCCCGGAGATGAAGTCCGCGACCACCGCATCGATCGGCACGCCGGCGCCGGCGACGAAGATGCCGGTCTGGCCGGTGGCGCGGAAGTCCGCCAGCAGGCCGCGCTGGCGCATCGCGCGTTCCAGCGCCAGCGTGGTGTACATCTTGCCCACCGAACAATCCGTGCCCACGGTGAGCAGGCGCCGGCCTGCCCGCGGCCGGCCGTTGCCGACCGGGATGCCGGGCGCGGGATCGCGGGCGTCGAACAGCACCCGGCCGTTGCGCTGCGCCGCGGCCACGATGTCGGGGTTCTCGCGCAGCTTGTGGTGCAGGCCGGCGACCACGTTGAGGCCGGTGTCGAGCGCCTCGATGGCGGCGGCCACGATCTCCGGCGCCATCGTGCCGCCCGCGTTCGCGGTGCCGATCAGCATGGTGTTCGCGCCGAGGTCCTTCGCCTCGGCCATGCTCATGTCGGGCAGGTCCAGCGTGGGCTTGCAGTCGGGATGGCGCAGCTGGCCCACGCACCATTCCGGGCGCCAGTAGGCCACGCCTCTGGCCGTCTTGATGGCCAGGTCATCGGCCGCGTTGCCCAGGTACAGCAGGTACGGCGGACGCCATTGCGCGGAAGGCTTCGCATCGCCTTGGGTGGACATGAAAGAGGACTCCAGGTGGCGGCGGCGCCGTCGATCAGGGGGAAGTGGAAGGAGGCGGAAGATCGGGCACGTGAAACCTGGCTGGGCAACCGCCAGCAGCTCGCGGTGTCGCAACCGGCCTTGCGGCCGGCTGCCTCAATGGGCGGTTTCGACCTTGCCCAGGCCGTTGGGATTGCGCGGGTCGCTGGCGGCGGTTTTGGTGTTGCTGGTCTTGTCCCACACCACCACGTTCATGTTGCCCCAGGTCTCGGTGTCGTTGATCTCGTAGCCCATCGCCTTCAGCTTGGCCAGCACGTCGGCGGGGATGTCGCTGCCCTTTTCGATGTCGATGCGGTCGGGCAGGAACTGGTGGTGGATGCGTTTCTGCGCGGTGATCTGGCCCGCGTCCTTGCCGTCGACGAAGGCGAGGATCGCCTCGAACACCTGGGTGATGATGGTGGAGCCGCCGGGCGAGCCGATCACCGCGAGGCGGTCCTTGCCGACCACGATGCTGGGCGACATCGACGACAGCATGCGCTTGCCGCCGACCGGCGCGTTGGCGCTGCCGCCGATCAGGCCGAACGCGTTGGGCTGGCCCGAGACCAGGGCGAAGTCGTCCATCTCGTTGTTGAGCAGGATGCCGGTCTTGCCCGCCACGAAGCTGGAACCCAGGGTCGTGTTCACCGTGGCGGTCATCGAGACCATGTTGCCGTCCTTGTCGATGATCGAGTAGTGCGTGGTGTGCATGCCGGGGCTCTTCGCATGCACCGACGGCAGCCACGCCGACTTGGTCGCCTGCTCGGGCAGGATGCTCTGGCGCAGGCCGTCCGCGTAGTAGGGCGACAGCAGCATGTCCAGCGGCATCTTCACGAAGTCGGGATCGCCGAGGTATTCGTTGTGGTCGCGGAACGCGCGGCGCATCGCCTCCACCAGGTAATGGATGCGGTGTGCTTCATCCATGCTCTTGAGGTCGAGCGGGGCGAGGATGTTGAGCATCTCGGCGATCGCCACGCCGCCGGAGGAGGGCGGCGGCGCGGTGATCACCTTGTAGCCGGCGTACTGCAGCTCGATCGGCTGGCGTTCCTTCGCGCGATAGTTCGCCAGGTCGACGAGTGTCCAGGTGCCGCCGGCGGCGCGCACCGACTTCACCAGTTCCTTCGCCACCGCGCCCTTGTAGAAACCGTCCGCGCCGTTGGCGGCCAGCGCCTTCAGCGTGCGCGCCTGGTTCGGATCGCGGAACAGGTCCGCTTCGCCGGGCGCCTTGCCGCCGGGCATGAACTTGCCCGAGGAGGCGGGGTAACGGCGCAGCACCTCGGCCTTGCGGGCGATCGAACGAACCAGCGAACCGCTGGGGTGGAAGCCCTGCTCGGCGATCCGGATCGCCGGACTCAGCGACACCGACAGCGGCAACTTGCCGTACTTGTCCGACATGTAGGCGACGCCGGCGGGGAAACCGGGGATGCCGGCGGCCAGCGGGCCATTCAGCGAGGTGTCGCGGTTGGGCGTGCCGTCCGCCTTCAGGTAATCCTTCTCGCTGACCGCCTGCGGCGCCATCTCGCGCGCGTCGATGAAGGTGTCTTTGCCGGTGGCCGCGTCGTGGATCACGGCGAGGAAGCCGCCGCCCATGCCGGACGCTTCCGGCTGCACCACCGACAGCGTGCTGCCCACCGCGATCGCCGCGTCCACCGCGTTGCCGCCGCGCGCCAGCACTTCGAAGCCGGCTTCGGTGGCCAGCGCGTTGGCGCTGGCGATGGCGGCGGTCTTCGACGCCGTGGTCGTCGATGTCGCGGCGTCCTGCGCGTGGGCCAGCACGCCGAAGCTGCCGAGCGCCAGCGCCAGCAGGGTGCGACGCCAGCGCGGTGTGCTGCGCACCGTGGTGCGGCAGGCCATTCCGGCAGCGCTGCGCAGCGTGTGTTGTTCGCTCATTCGTTCACTCTCCACGATGGGGTTCGAGCATAGTCACGGGGGGTTGCGTGCCACCAAT
This is a stretch of genomic DNA from Rhodanobacter sp. FDAARGOS 1247. It encodes these proteins:
- the dgcA gene encoding N-acetyl-D-Glu racemase DgcA is translated as MLRELTISERSFPLVAPFRIARGVKYAADVVTVELHQAGRTGRGESVPYARYGESMASVLDEIESLRAELAAGMGRDELQLRLPPGAARNALDAAMWDLDSQLSSVPVWVQLGRPPRATLRSAITLSIDTPARMGEAAARIADAGLIKIKVDADDPAARIEAVRQAAPRAHLIVDPNESWTIDILRDLQPLLERAGVELLEQPLPADADEALLGFHSRIPICADEACHVTADLPRLRGRYQAVNIKLDKTGGLTEAWRLLRAARADGFKIMVGCMVCSSLGITPALEIAREAEFIDLDGPLWLQDDYADGVSLHDGFLLPPAPAFWGG
- the dgcN gene encoding N-acetyltransferase DgcN → MSTQGDAKPSAQWRPPYLLYLGNAADDLAIKTARGVAYWRPEWCVGQLRHPDCKPTLDLPDMSMAEAKDLGANTMLIGTANAGGTMAPEIVAAAIEALDTGLNVVAGLHHKLRENPDIVAAAQRNGRVLFDARDPAPGIPVGNGRPRAGRRLLTVGTDCSVGKMYTTLALERAMRQRGLLADFRATGQTGIFVAGAGVPIDAVVADFISGGAEWISPARHDGGWDLIEGQGSLFHPSYAGVSLGLLHGSQPDALVLCHEPTRRHMRGLPDYPLPELKPCLEANLVAARLTNPAVKPVGVALNTSGMAAGEAADACKRISDLLQLPCQDPVTMGVEAIVDQLLACFAN
- the ggt gene encoding gamma-glutamyltransferase — its product is MSEQHTLRSAAGMACRTTVRSTPRWRRTLLALALGSFGVLAHAQDAATSTTTASKTAAIASANALATEAGFEVLARGGNAVDAAIAVGSTLSVVQPEASGMGGGFLAVIHDAATGKDTFIDAREMAPQAVSEKDYLKADGTPNRDTSLNGPLAAGIPGFPAGVAYMSDKYGKLPLSVSLSPAIRIAEQGFHPSGSLVRSIARKAEVLRRYPASSGKFMPGGKAPGEADLFRDPNQARTLKALAANGADGFYKGAVAKELVKSVRAAGGTWTLVDLANYRAKERQPIELQYAGYKVITAPPPSSGGVAIAEMLNILAPLDLKSMDEAHRIHYLVEAMRRAFRDHNEYLGDPDFVKMPLDMLLSPYYADGLRQSILPEQATKSAWLPSVHAKSPGMHTTHYSIIDKDGNMVSMTATVNTTLGSSFVAGKTGILLNNEMDDFALVSGQPNAFGLIGGSANAPVGGKRMLSSMSPSIVVGKDRLAVIGSPGGSTIITQVFEAILAFVDGKDAGQITAQKRIHHQFLPDRIDIEKGSDIPADVLAKLKAMGYEINDTETWGNMNVVVWDKTSNTKTAASDPRNPNGLGKVETAH